Proteins encoded together in one Tripterygium wilfordii isolate XIE 37 chromosome 14, ASM1340144v1, whole genome shotgun sequence window:
- the LOC120014448 gene encoding KH domain-containing protein At4g18375-like isoform X2, which yields MGESGKRYRNQRDYDGDSKNQKRRFNDKNEKGNDELVVYRILCPANVIGSVIGKSGKVINSIRQETGAKIKVVDQFPGAKDRVITIYCYVKEKEDVDVDDEFNDKEPLCSAQDALLGVHAAISNAVYTAREADKKHRDKEECQILVPSSQSANIIGKAGATIKKLRSKTRTSIKVTAKDTNDPTHACAMDFDNFLHSPDDLRSMAVEAVLLLQGKINDEDDSTVTMRLLVPSKVIGCIIGKSGSVINEIRKRTKADIRISKGNKPKRADINDELVEVVGEVASVRDALIQIILRLRDDVLKDKDGHRNSSIAADSLSSGGTGISMPSLLSSVPPVAPLGYDQRAEFGSGLGLLSSSNFYGYGSLSSVGEKGYGSVSSYSSKLYGGLPTPSALEMLVPANAVGKVLGKGGANIGNIRKLSGAMIELSETKSAWGDRIALISGTPEQKRTAENMIQALIMAT from the exons ATGGGGGAAAGTGGGAAACGATATCGTAACCAGAGGGATTATGATGGCGACAGTAAGAATCAGAAGAGACGGTTTaatgacaaaaatgaaaaaggaaatgACGAATTGGTTGTTTATAGAATCCTATGTCCAGCTAATGTTATAGGAAGTGTAATTGGTAAAAGTGGAAAGGTGATCAATTCCATAAGACAAGAGACGGGAGCAAAAATTAAGGTGGTGGATCAATTTCCGGGTGCCAAGGATAGGGTTATAACAATCTACTGCTATGTTAAGGAGAAGGAAGATGTCGATGTTGATGATGAATTCAATGACAAAGAGCCATTATGCTCTGCTCAGGATGCGCTTCTTGGGGTTCATGCTGCCATTTCTAATGCAGTTTATACTGCTAGGGAAGCTGACAAGAAACACAGAGACAAGGAGGAATGCCAGATTCTCGTGCCATCAAGTCAGTCTGCAAATATCATTGGAAAGGCGGGGGCAACAATAAAAAAGTTGAGAAGCAAGACCAGAACTAGCATCAAGGTTACAGCCAAGGACACTAATGACCCAACTCATGCATGTGCAATGGACTTTGATAACTTCCTTCAT TCGCCCGATGATTTGAGATCGATGGCAGTTGAAGCTGTGCTGTTGCTTCAAGGGAAGATAAATGACGAAGATGATTCTACTGTTACTATGCGGCTTCTTGTTCCATCTAAAGTTATTGGGTGTATTATTGGAAAAAGTGGTTCAGTTATAAATGAAATTCGCAAGAGAACTAAAGCTGATATTCGCATATCAAAAGGAAATAAGCCTAAGCGTGCTGACATCAATGATGAACTTGTTGAG GTGGTTGGGGAGGTGGCTAGTGTTAGGGATGCACTTATCCAGATTATTTTGAGGCTCAGAGATGATGTGCTGAAGGATAAGGATGGGCACCGTAATTCTTCTATTGCTGCTGATTCTCTATCTTCTGGTGGTACTGGTATTTCAATGCCATCTCTTTTGTCCTCTGTTCCACCAGTTGCACCATTGGGTTATGATCAGAGGGCTGAATTTGGAAGTGGATTGGGACTGCTTTCTTCGAGCAACTTCTATGGATATGGATCTTTGTCATCG GTGGGAGAAAAAGGCTATGGTTCTGTGTCTTCATATTCATCCAAACTGTATGGAGG TTTGCCTACACCTTCGGCGCTTGAGATGCTGGTCCCTGCTAATGCAGTGGGCAAAGTACTGGGTAAAGGAGGAGCAAATATAGGCAACATTAGAAAG TTATCTGGAGCAATGATAGAGCTTTCTGAAACCAAATCTGCTTGGGGTGATCGAATTGCTCTTATATCTGGCACACCTGAGCAGAAGCGGACCGCTGAGAATATGATTCAGGCACTTATAATGGCCACCTGA
- the LOC120015063 gene encoding pyruvate dehydrogenase E1 component subunit beta-3, chloroplastic-like: MASIFQGLGASTALTPSNSLESKKFLLPSRRPFSGKKGVVFTVRSEGSVNLNLGLNTKVSRAEHLITNAVATKADSSAASTTSKPGHQLLLFEALREGLEEEMDRDPSVCVMGEDVGHYGGSYKVTKGLATKYGDLRVLDTPIAENSFTGMGIGAAMTGLRPIVEGMNMGFLLLAFNQISNNCGMLHYTSGGQFTIPIVIRGPGGVGRQLGAEHSQRLESYFQSIPGIQMVACSTPYNAKGLMKAAIRSENPVILFEHVLLYNLKESIPDEEYICNLEEAEMVRPGEHVTILTYSRMRYHVMQAAKTLVNKGYDPEVIDIRSLKPFDLHTIGNSVKKTHRVLIVEECMRTGGIGASLTAAINENFNDYLDAPIVCLSSQDVPTPYAGSLEEWTVVQPAQIVTAVEQLCQ; the protein is encoded by the exons ATGGCTTCGATTTTCCAGGGATTGGGGGCTTCGACGGCTCTTACGCCCTCCAATTCATTGGAATCCAAGAAATTTCTTCTGCCGTCGCGCAGGCCCTTCTCAG GGAAGAAAGGGGTCGTTTTTACGGTTAGATCAGAGGGGAGCGTGAACTTGAACCTGGGTTTGAACACGAAAGTTAGCAGAGCGGAGCATTTGATTACCAATGCAGTTGCA ACAAAGGCTGATAGTTCTGCTGCTTCCACGACATCTAAACCTGG TCATCAACTCTTACTTTTTGAGGCCCTACGTGAAGGCTTGGAAGAAGAAATGGACAGAGATCCTAGCGTGTGTGTGATGGGTGAAGATGTGGGTCACTATGGAGGCTCATACAAAGTGACCAAAGGCCTGGCTACAAAGTATGGGGATCTCAGGGTTCTTGACACTCCTATAGCTGAGAACTCCTTCACGGGGATGGGCATTGGAGCTGCAATGACTGGTCTGAGGCCAATTGTCGAGGGCATGAACATGGGATTTCTCCTTTTGGCTTTCAACCAGATCTCCAACAACTGTGGCATGCTTCATTATACATCTGGTGGCcaatttaccataccaatagTTATCCGTGGACCTGGTGGAGTTGGTCGGCAACTGGGGGCTGAGCACTCTCAACGTCTTGAATCATATTTTCAATCAATCCCTGGAATCCAAATGGTGGCATGCTCTACCCCTTACAATGCCAAAGGCTTGATGAAGGCTGCAATCCGTAGCGAGAACCCAGTTATACTTTTCGAGCACGTTTTGCTTTACAACCTCAAGGAGAGCATTCCAGATGAAGAGTATATATGCAATCTTGAGGAAGCTGAGATGGTTAGGCCCGGGGAGCATGTTACCATTTTGACCTACTCACGGATGAGGTATCATGTCATGCAGGCTGCCAAAACTTTAGTGAACAAGGGATACGATCCTGAGGTTATTGATATCCGGTCCTTGAAACCATTCGATCTTCACACGATTGGAAATTCAGTCAAGAAGACACATCGGGTGCTGATTGTGGAGGAATGCATGCGGACTGGAGGAATTGGTGCCAGTTTAACTGCAGCTATCAATGAAAATTTCAATGATTATTTGGACGCTCCAATCGTTTGCTTGTCGTCACAAGATGTACCAACACCATATGCCGGGAGTTTGGAAGAATGGACTGTCGTTCAGCCTGCTCAGATTGTGACAGCAGTGGAGCAGCTCTGCCAGTAG
- the LOC120014448 gene encoding KH domain-containing protein At4g18375-like isoform X1: MGESGKRYRNQRDYDGDSKNQKRRFNDKNEKGNDELVVYRILCPANVIGSVIGKSGKVINSIRQETGAKIKVVDQFPGAKDRVITIYCYVKEKEDVDVDDEFNDKEPLCSAQDALLGVHAAISNAVYTAREADKKHRDKEECQILVPSSQSANIIGKAGATIKKLRSKTRTSIKVTAKDTNDPTHACAMDFDNFLHISGDSEAVKKALFAVSAIMYKFSPREEISLLTTIPDAPPSIIIPSDVPIYPPSGLYPNTDSLISSRPLSSILGATHVPDLQGFGDTGNTWPVYSSALPVAPGFGGPSRSEELIIRVLCPFDKIGRVIGKGGGTIKSIRQDSGAHVEVDDTKHDRDECVITITATESPDDLRSMAVEAVLLLQGKINDEDDSTVTMRLLVPSKVIGCIIGKSGSVINEIRKRTKADIRISKGNKPKRADINDELVEVVGEVASVRDALIQIILRLRDDVLKDKDGHRNSSIAADSLSSGGTGISMPSLLSSVPPVAPLGYDQRAEFGSGLGLLSSSNFYGYGSLSSVGEKGYGSVSSYSSKLYGGLPTPSALEMLVPANAVGKVLGKGGANIGNIRKLSGAMIELSETKSAWGDRIALISGTPEQKRTAENMIQALIMAT, translated from the exons ATGGGGGAAAGTGGGAAACGATATCGTAACCAGAGGGATTATGATGGCGACAGTAAGAATCAGAAGAGACGGTTTaatgacaaaaatgaaaaaggaaatgACGAATTGGTTGTTTATAGAATCCTATGTCCAGCTAATGTTATAGGAAGTGTAATTGGTAAAAGTGGAAAGGTGATCAATTCCATAAGACAAGAGACGGGAGCAAAAATTAAGGTGGTGGATCAATTTCCGGGTGCCAAGGATAGGGTTATAACAATCTACTGCTATGTTAAGGAGAAGGAAGATGTCGATGTTGATGATGAATTCAATGACAAAGAGCCATTATGCTCTGCTCAGGATGCGCTTCTTGGGGTTCATGCTGCCATTTCTAATGCAGTTTATACTGCTAGGGAAGCTGACAAGAAACACAGAGACAAGGAGGAATGCCAGATTCTCGTGCCATCAAGTCAGTCTGCAAATATCATTGGAAAGGCGGGGGCAACAATAAAAAAGTTGAGAAGCAAGACCAGAACTAGCATCAAGGTTACAGCCAAGGACACTAATGACCCAACTCATGCATGTGCAATGGACTTTGATAACTTCCTTCAT ATAAGTGGTGATTCAGAGGCTGTGAAGAAGGCATTATTTGCAGTTTCTGCAATCATGTATAAGTTCTCACCAAGGGAAGAGATTTCTCTGCTGACGACCATACCAGATGCCCCTCCCAGCATTATTATACCCTCAGATGTCCCTATTTATCCTCCATCTGGGTTGTATCCTAATACAGATTCTCTGATTTCTTCTAGACCACTTTCTTCGATTTTAGGTGCCACACATGTTCCTGATCTTCAGGGTTTTGGGGACACAGGGAATACCTGGCCTGTTTATTCATCTGCCCTGCCCGTTGCCCCTGGTTTTGGTGGTCCCTCGCGATCTGAGGAGTTAATTATAAGAGTTTTGTGCCCCTTTGACAAGATTGGGCGTGTCATTGGCAAGGGAGGGGGTACCATTAAAAGTATAAGGCAGGATAGTGGTGCGCATGTTGAGGTCGACGATACTAAACATGATCGAGATGAGTGTGTCATTACCATCACTGCAACGGAG TCGCCCGATGATTTGAGATCGATGGCAGTTGAAGCTGTGCTGTTGCTTCAAGGGAAGATAAATGACGAAGATGATTCTACTGTTACTATGCGGCTTCTTGTTCCATCTAAAGTTATTGGGTGTATTATTGGAAAAAGTGGTTCAGTTATAAATGAAATTCGCAAGAGAACTAAAGCTGATATTCGCATATCAAAAGGAAATAAGCCTAAGCGTGCTGACATCAATGATGAACTTGTTGAG GTGGTTGGGGAGGTGGCTAGTGTTAGGGATGCACTTATCCAGATTATTTTGAGGCTCAGAGATGATGTGCTGAAGGATAAGGATGGGCACCGTAATTCTTCTATTGCTGCTGATTCTCTATCTTCTGGTGGTACTGGTATTTCAATGCCATCTCTTTTGTCCTCTGTTCCACCAGTTGCACCATTGGGTTATGATCAGAGGGCTGAATTTGGAAGTGGATTGGGACTGCTTTCTTCGAGCAACTTCTATGGATATGGATCTTTGTCATCG GTGGGAGAAAAAGGCTATGGTTCTGTGTCTTCATATTCATCCAAACTGTATGGAGG TTTGCCTACACCTTCGGCGCTTGAGATGCTGGTCCCTGCTAATGCAGTGGGCAAAGTACTGGGTAAAGGAGGAGCAAATATAGGCAACATTAGAAAG TTATCTGGAGCAATGATAGAGCTTTCTGAAACCAAATCTGCTTGGGGTGATCGAATTGCTCTTATATCTGGCACACCTGAGCAGAAGCGGACCGCTGAGAATATGATTCAGGCACTTATAATGGCCACCTGA
- the LOC120014727 gene encoding protein TIFY 5A-like produces the protein MRAMKCNLELRLLPSHMEDQEEEFSSRTSHGDHEQQQQLTILYNGRVCVSDVTELQARAILSLAAREVEETRKTPTSSSTVPVSSSSQLSTTPSNLSMNRSLQRFLQKRKNRIQSKSPYTVN, from the exons ATGAGAGCAATGAAGTGCAATCTTGAACTCCGACTCCTTCCTTCTCACATGGAAGATCAAGAAGAAGAGTTTAGTAGTAGAACAAGCCATGGAGATcatgaacaacaacaacagcttACCATTCTTTACAATGGAAGAGTCTGCGTTTCTGATGTTACTGAGCTTCAG GCTAGAGCGATATTATCTTTGGCAGCAAGAGAAGTGgaagaaacaaggaaaactccAACTTCATCATCAACGGTACCAGTGTCATCTTCTTCTCAACTGTCTACCACGCCAAGTAATCTTTCAATGAACAGATCGCTCCAACGCTTCCTCCAGAAAAGAAAGAACCGGATCCAGTCAAAATCCCCATACactgttaattaa
- the LOC120014684 gene encoding peroxisomal (S)-2-hydroxy-acid oxidase-like: MEITNVTEYQAIAKQKLPKMVYDYYASGAEDEWTLQENRNAFSRILFRPRILIDVSKIDMTTSVLGFKISMPIMIAPTAFQKMAHPEGEYATARAASAAGTIMTLSSWATSSVEEVASTGPGIRFFQLYVYKDRKVVAQLVRRAERAGFKAIALTVDTPRLGRREADIKNRFTLPPFLTLKNFEGLDLGTMNKTDDSGLASYVAGQIDRSLSWKDVKWLQTITQLPILVKGVITAEDARLAVQYGAAGIIVSNHGARQLDYVPATIMALEEVVKGAQGRVPVFLDGGVRRGTDVFKALALGASGIFIGRPVVFSLAAEGEAGVRKVLQMLRDEFELTMALSGCRSLKEITRDHIMTDWDHPRAVARL, from the exons ATGGAGATAACCAATGTTACTGAGTATCAAGCGATTGCAAAGCAGAAATTGCCAAAGATGGTGTATGACTACTATGCATCTGGGGCAGAGGATGAATGGACCCTTCAGGAGAACAGGAATGCCTTCTCTAGAATTCT gTTTCGACCACGAATTCTTATTGATGTAAGCAAGATTGACATGACCACATCTGTCCTGGGCTTTAAGATTTCCATGCCAATCATGATTGCCCCGACAGCGTTCCAAAAGATGGCTCACCCTGAAG GAGAGTATGCAACAGCAAGAGCAGCTTCTGCAGCTGGCACAATTATG ACACTATCCTCATGGGCTACTTCCAGTGTTGAGGAGGTTGCTTCAACTGGACCTGGCATTCGCTTCTTCCAACTCTAT GTGTACAAAGACAGAAAGGTGGTTGCACAGCTTGTGAGAAGAGCTGAAAGGGCCGGTTTCAAAGCAATTGCCCTCACTGTAGATACACCAAGGCTTGGTCGCAGGGAGGCTGATATCAAGAACAG ATTTACTCTGCCACCGTTTTtgactttgaagaattttgagGGCTTAGACCTTGGAACGATGAACAAG ACCGATGACTCTGGACTTGCATCATATGTTGCTGGCCAAATTGACCGATCACTTAGCTGGAAG GATGTGAAGTGGCTCCAAACAATCACCCAACTGCCAATTCTAGTGAAGGGTGTAATTACTGCTGAGGACG CTAGGCTAGCCGTACAATATGGAGCTGCCGGAATTATTGTATCCAACCATGGAGCTCGGCAGCTTGATTATGTACCTGCAACTATTATGGCTTTGGAAGAG GTTGTAAAAGGTGCACAAGGGCGAGTTCCGGTTTTTCTTGATGGTGGAGTCCGGCGTGGAACAGACGTCTTCAAAGCATTGGCCCTCGGTGCATCTGGAATATTT ATTGGAAGGCCAGTGGTGTTCTCATTGGCTGCTGAAGGTGAGGCAGGAGTTCGTAAAGTCCTTCAGATGCTTCGAGATGAATTTGAGCTGACAATGGCACTAAGTGGTTGCCGCTCGCTCAAGGAGATAACCCGTGATCACATTATGACTGATTGGGACCATCCTCGTGCTGTTGCCAGGTTGTGA